TTGTGCCGCCGCGTTGGACGCCTTTGGGTCTTTCAGTCCGTCCAGCAAGACGTCCGCCTTCACCACCAGCGCCCTTGTCTGCAGATCGGGCCGATTAACCACCAAATTGTCTAGGTAGTCCAAGGCCTCTTTGTAACGATCGGCGTACCCCAGGTCCTCGACCACGCGGAAGGCGGCTTCCTCGAATTGTGGACTAGCCGGGTACTTTTTCACATACGACTGTCCGGCGGTGATGGCTTCGGTGTATTTGCCGGCCGAGTGCGCCGTGTAGGCTATTTGAAATAGGATGTCCTGAGCGTGCTCGGGATAGGACGCCTGAATGCTCTGGAACTGCTGGTATGCCGCAGTCCAATCGCCAGTCTGTTTGAAGTAGTCGCCGATCAGAAGGTCGGCGCGGGCCTTATCGGCCTGAGCCGATGACGCGCCGCGGCGCAGCTTCAATTGGTCAAGGAAGTACTTCTCCTTGGCCGCGTCACCCTTGGCGTGGTACCGCATCGTCAGTTTGTGAAGCACCTCCGGCCAGCGGTAACCGGGACTGGTGGACGAAAGCAGTTCGAAGGATGCGATGGCATCGTCATCCAGGCCAGAAGACTCCTGAACGATTCCCGACCAAAACAGGGCCTGCTGTTGGAGTTCGGCGGTGGGATGGGCGGCCAGAATGGCTTTGTACTTGATAAGGGCTTCGGTGGACTTTCCGGCTTTGAAGAGTTGGTAGGCGGCGCCAAGGTCGGCGGCTGTTGGTGCTGTTTGCGCCGGGCTGGGGCACGCGAACAGAAGGGGAAGGGTGAGGCCCGTGAACAGGCCCAAGTGAAAGCGCATGACTAACCTCCTCGCGAACAACAGTGCGCTTGGTGGCGTGTCTTAATGGTCACATCGCGCGAGGGAAGATATCGGCTCTGAATAGACTGTGCCCCCCCCCCCGCTTATTTGTCAAGGATTCGATATATAAGAGTAGCGTATATCATTCATCGGGGCGAATTCGAGGTCAATTCGTCGGGCCGTTCGGTACGTCTCCGAACCGTCCCAAGCGCATCACGGCTCCGCAACACGCATCACTACTATAATCG
Above is a window of Armatimonadota bacterium DNA encoding:
- a CDS encoding tetratricopeptide repeat protein, which encodes MRFHLGLFTGLTLPLLFACPSPAQTAPTAADLGAAYQLFKAGKSTEALIKYKAILAAHPTAELQQQALFWSGIVQESSGLDDDAIASFELLSSTSPGYRWPEVLHKLTMRYHAKGDAAKEKYFLDQLKLRRGASSAQADKARADLLIGDYFKQTGDWTAAYQQFQSIQASYPEHAQDILFQIAYTAHSAGKYTEAITAGQSYVKKYPASPQFEEAAFRVVEDLGYADRYKEALDYLDNLVVNRPDLQTRALVVKADVLLDGLKDPKASNAAAQIVIDANKDPYQVYLAKYRVAWTTLNWLHDMPKARQILTEILPLYPKDNLAIEIASDIASSYNTEGDHAKAALLWREALTKYPCPVPEWDAWIHYMIGHAYMEAGDKDAAKKEWNDLAITHISDSWSDAAKREMKRWAK